From one Silurus meridionalis isolate SWU-2019-XX chromosome 23, ASM1480568v1, whole genome shotgun sequence genomic stretch:
- the LOC124376631 gene encoding uncharacterized protein LOC124376631 isoform X2, protein MISLFVALYSLLCLCTAVKTSDIKELHVRTVKSGEDVTIACDLSLIRDKSKVVWYRQSFGKVPQFFAKRYGTNNYTFTDGFNDNRFNFTVNEHQFDLNITNLREDDGGEYFCGEMEGTTIKFTSGARLQFEEMKLCPSPGPKIKITGSDTHQGSNSSDENHKPEKHWILYALTTFSIISVIVIMVLVGVLFKNHRKGASSQNPEISSNQADDEDVLNYAAVSFAKKPSSSRTSRDQRHEDVYAQVQIK, encoded by the exons ATGATCTCACTCTTTGTGGCGCTTTACTCTCTGCTTTGTCTCTGCACAGCTG taaaaacatcTGACATCAAGGAGCTTCACGTGAGAACAGTAAAGAGTGGAGAAGATGTAACTATAGCGTGTGATCTCAGTCTGATCAGAGACAAAAGTAAAGTAGTCTGGTACAGACAGAGTTTTGGAAAAGTGCCTCAGTTTTTTGCAAAACGTTACGGGACAAATAACTACACATTTACTGATGGATTTAATGATAATCGCTTcaattttactgtaaatgagCATCAGTTTGATCTCAACATTACGAACCTGAGAGAAGATGATGGAGGAGAATATTTCTGTGGAGAAATGGAGGGAACTACAATAAAGTTCACATCTGGAGCACGTCTGCAATTTGAAG AGATGAAACTCTGTCCTTCACCTGGACCAAAAATCAAGATCACAGGTTCTGATACACACCAGGGTTCAAACAGCAGTGATGAAAACCATAAGC cTGAAAAGCATTGGATTCTTTATGCCTTAACGACCTTCAGTATAATATCTGTTATTGTAATCATGGTTCTGGTtggagttttatttaaaaatcatagaaaag GTGCTTCATCACAAAACCCTGAAATCAGCAGCAATCAG gctgatgatgaagatgtcTTGAACTATGCAGCTGTGAGTTTTGCTAAGAAACCTTCATCCTCCAGAACATCCAGAGACCAGAGACATGAAGACGTTTATGCACAAGTTCAAATCAAATAG
- the LOC124376631 gene encoding uncharacterized protein LOC124376631 isoform X1 codes for MISLFVALYSLLCLCTAVKTSDIKELHVRTVKSGEDVTIACDLSLIRDKSKVVWYRQSFGKVPQFFAKRYGTNNYTFTDGFNDNRFNFTVNEHQFDLNITNLREDDGGEYFCGEMEGTTIKFTSGARLQFEDKEMKLCPSPGPKIKITGSDTHQGSNSSDENHKPEKHWILYALTTFSIISVIVIMVLVGVLFKNHRKGASSQNPEISSNQADDEDVLNYAAVSFAKKPSSSRTSRDQRHEDVYAQVQIK; via the exons ATGATCTCACTCTTTGTGGCGCTTTACTCTCTGCTTTGTCTCTGCACAGCTG taaaaacatcTGACATCAAGGAGCTTCACGTGAGAACAGTAAAGAGTGGAGAAGATGTAACTATAGCGTGTGATCTCAGTCTGATCAGAGACAAAAGTAAAGTAGTCTGGTACAGACAGAGTTTTGGAAAAGTGCCTCAGTTTTTTGCAAAACGTTACGGGACAAATAACTACACATTTACTGATGGATTTAATGATAATCGCTTcaattttactgtaaatgagCATCAGTTTGATCTCAACATTACGAACCTGAGAGAAGATGATGGAGGAGAATATTTCTGTGGAGAAATGGAGGGAACTACAATAAAGTTCACATCTGGAGCACGTCTGCAATTTGAAG ATAAAGAGATGAAACTCTGTCCTTCACCTGGACCAAAAATCAAGATCACAGGTTCTGATACACACCAGGGTTCAAACAGCAGTGATGAAAACCATAAGC cTGAAAAGCATTGGATTCTTTATGCCTTAACGACCTTCAGTATAATATCTGTTATTGTAATCATGGTTCTGGTtggagttttatttaaaaatcatagaaaag GTGCTTCATCACAAAACCCTGAAATCAGCAGCAATCAG gctgatgatgaagatgtcTTGAACTATGCAGCTGTGAGTTTTGCTAAGAAACCTTCATCCTCCAGAACATCCAGAGACCAGAGACATGAAGACGTTTATGCACAAGTTCAAATCAAATAG